The Negativicutes bacterium genome contains a region encoding:
- a CDS encoding prepilin-type N-terminal cleavage/methylation domain-containing protein, producing the protein MPEVLITLAILAIICSFALFSGQQSVNNNYLTTSTEQLAADIRNLQFQALENNTTQTCQLKLAETYYQLLTNNVVIKTQPLPQTLKLSNNNGTLPLTLSFDAKNLTNNTPYIITITDNTSNKSQHIILAKTTHRIRISNESNPTYKSEEN; encoded by the coding sequence TTGCCGGAAGTTCTAATAACCTTAGCAATTTTAGCAATAATCTGTAGCTTTGCCTTATTTTCCGGTCAACAATCAGTTAATAATAATTATTTAACAACTAGCACTGAACAATTAGCTGCCGATATCAGAAATTTACAATTCCAAGCACTTGAAAACAACACCACTCAAACCTGCCAGTTAAAGTTAGCCGAAACTTATTATCAACTACTAACCAATAACGTCGTCATAAAGACTCAGCCTTTACCTCAAACTTTAAAGCTAAGTAACAACAACGGCACTTTGCCGTTAACATTAAGCTTTGATGCTAAAAACTTAACCAACAATACCCCTTATATCATCACTATAACGGATAACACCAGTAATAAATCGCAACATATTATTTTAGCGAAAACAACCCATCGCATTAGAATATCAAATGAAAGCAATCCTACTTATAAATCCGAAGAAAATTAA
- a CDS encoding ABC transporter ATP-binding protein, protein MCLIEATQIKVCFAEKTILADLNLKIPAGKITAIIGPNGSGKSTLLKALTGLVKVKQGQVLFKNNPLQKISSKKLAQQMAFLPQSPLVPADLTVKDLVAYGRFPHRSWWQNNEGEDAKIIEWSLGETGIEYFKDRLVSTLSGGERQRAWIAMALAQKPQLLMLDEPTTYLDIGHQLEVLNIIKKLNIDHKISIVMVVHDLNQALQYADNIVVMAEGKIVASGSPQSVITKDLLKGIFGVEADEIINSLGYKNFLPLKLVKPKNKQD, encoded by the coding sequence ATGTGCTTAATTGAAGCGACTCAGATTAAAGTTTGTTTTGCCGAAAAAACAATTTTAGCCGACCTTAATTTAAAAATTCCAGCTGGTAAAATTACGGCGATTATTGGTCCGAATGGTTCAGGAAAAAGCACCTTGCTGAAGGCTTTGACTGGATTGGTTAAAGTTAAACAAGGGCAGGTTTTATTTAAAAATAATCCTTTGCAGAAGATTAGTAGTAAGAAGTTAGCGCAGCAAATGGCTTTTTTGCCACAGTCACCTTTAGTGCCGGCAGATTTAACCGTAAAAGATTTAGTGGCTTATGGTCGGTTTCCTCATAGAAGTTGGTGGCAGAACAATGAGGGAGAAGACGCTAAGATTATTGAATGGTCATTGGGTGAGACTGGGATAGAATATTTTAAAGACCGTTTGGTAAGCACTTTATCCGGTGGGGAGCGACAACGAGCATGGATTGCGATGGCGCTTGCACAAAAACCGCAGTTGTTAATGTTAGATGAACCAACTACTTATCTTGATATTGGACATCAATTAGAAGTGTTAAATATCATTAAAAAATTAAATATTGACCATAAAATTTCGATTGTGATGGTAGTACATGATTTAAATCAAGCGCTACAATATGCTGATAATATTGTTGTGATGGCTGAAGGAAAAATTGTTGCGAGTGGTAGCCCGCAGAGTGTTATTACGAAGGATTTATTAAAAGGTATTTTTGGGGTGGAAGCAGACGAAATCATCAATAGTTTAGGCTATAAAAATTTTCTGCCACTTAAATTGGTGAAGCCGAAAAATAAACAAGACTAA
- the rapZ gene encoding RNase adapter RapZ has product MEEVRLVIITGMSGGGKTQVSRIMEDLGYFCVDNLPPMFIPKFTELCKHSSGKVNKVALVIDTRSREFFNALVHILEELDVTGVRYEMLFMEANDEAIIRRYKETRRRHPMAQHNRIAEGIAKEREILKKVRAKATHIIDTSCMPKGKLNETILKLFSEETETERMNINIVSFGFKYGMPIDADMVFDVRFLPNPFYVEELKRKSGAVPIVGEYIAKWPVTKTFLEKLFNMLEFLVPNYVIEGKPQLVIAIGCTGGMHRSVFTANKVYELLKSKGYKVNLEHRDLMKNKVEEHIEEYKIEG; this is encoded by the coding sequence ATGGAAGAAGTGCGCTTGGTTATTATCACAGGAATGTCTGGTGGCGGAAAAACACAGGTCAGCAGAATTATGGAGGATCTGGGTTATTTTTGTGTTGACAATTTACCACCAATGTTTATTCCGAAATTTACGGAACTTTGTAAGCATTCATCTGGTAAAGTCAATAAAGTTGCGTTAGTAATAGATACGAGAAGTAGAGAGTTCTTTAATGCCTTAGTGCATATTTTAGAGGAACTTGATGTTACCGGTGTACGATATGAGATGTTATTTATGGAAGCCAATGATGAAGCCATTATCAGAAGGTATAAAGAAACCAGAAGACGGCATCCGATGGCACAACATAATCGAATTGCGGAGGGCATCGCTAAAGAACGGGAAATACTGAAAAAAGTACGAGCGAAAGCGACCCATATTATTGATACCTCTTGTATGCCTAAAGGCAAATTAAACGAAACTATTTTAAAGCTTTTTTCTGAAGAAACCGAAACCGAAAGAATGAATATTAATATTGTTTCCTTTGGGTTTAAATACGGTATGCCAATTGATGCCGATATGGTGTTTGATGTGCGGTTTTTACCTAATCCGTTTTATGTTGAAGAATTAAAACGGAAAAGTGGAGCAGTGCCGATCGTGGGAGAATATATAGCGAAATGGCCCGTAACCAAAACTTTTTTAGAAAAATTATTTAATATGCTAGAATTTTTAGTGCCTAATTATGTGATTGAAGGGAAGCCCCAATTGGTAATTGCTATTGGTTGTACCGGCGGAATGCATCGTTCGGTTTTTACAGCAAATAAGGTTTATGAGTTGCTAAAAAGTAAAGGCTATAAAGTTAATTTAGAACATCGTGATCTTATGAAAAACAAAGTTGAAGAACATATTGAAGAATACAAGATAGAGGGATAA
- a CDS encoding HAD family phosphatase, with protein sequence MAIKLLATDLDDTLLNDQFMVSQQNKEAIFKAVEQGVIVTIATGRMFSSALPFAKQLGINVPIITYNGALVKYCNTGEVLFEQPIDPEVVGEILELFREKNWYIHLYVNDILYVKEHCEKAQGYEKLAGIKAEVVGDKIYDFREGILKMLAIAEPEQMKEVAKTVQTTFKGRVFAPQSKENYLEIVDPNINKAIALDFLAKKLNVRQEEVMAIGDSNNDLDMIKYAGFGVAMGNAFETVKAVADVVTCSNEESGVAAAIEKFILQAK encoded by the coding sequence ATGGCGATAAAATTATTGGCAACAGATTTAGATGATACTTTGTTAAATGATCAATTTATGGTATCACAGCAAAATAAGGAAGCTATTTTTAAAGCCGTTGAACAAGGCGTTATTGTAACTATTGCAACCGGAAGAATGTTTAGTTCGGCCTTGCCATTTGCTAAGCAATTAGGGATTAATGTACCGATTATAACTTATAATGGAGCCTTGGTTAAATATTGTAATACTGGTGAAGTTTTATTTGAACAACCAATTGATCCAGAAGTTGTCGGTGAAATTTTAGAATTATTTCGTGAAAAAAATTGGTATATTCATTTATATGTTAACGATATTTTGTATGTAAAAGAACATTGTGAAAAAGCACAAGGTTATGAAAAATTAGCTGGGATAAAGGCTGAGGTTGTCGGTGATAAGATCTATGATTTTCGCGAAGGAATTTTAAAGATGCTCGCTATTGCGGAGCCAGAGCAGATGAAAGAAGTGGCAAAAACCGTGCAAACTACTTTTAAAGGTCGTGTTTTTGCGCCACAATCCAAAGAAAATTACTTGGAAATTGTTGATCCTAATATTAATAAAGCCATTGCCTTGGATTTTTTAGCTAAAAAACTAAATGTAAGACAAGAAGAAGTTATGGCAATTGGTGATTCCAATAATGATTTGGATATGATAAAATATGCCGGGTTTGGAGTAGCGATGGGCAATGCTTTTGAAACAGTAAAAGCTGTAGCAGACGTAGTTACCTGTAGTAACGAAGAGTCCGGAGTAGCCGCTGCTATTGAAAAATTCATATTGCAAGCAAAATAA
- the cobI gene encoding precorrin-2 C(20)-methyltransferase has product MSGIFYGIGVGPGDPELLTLKAINIIKEVDVIIAPKTEKKEDSVALSIARPYLKSDVNIVKQVFPMVVDFEKSPESWEANKQEILTYLEQGKKVAFLTLGDPMFYSTYIYIYRLLENTGINIETIPGVNSFCAIGSKLGYPLVEGNDILTIIPATAPQEKIEQAIALSDNVVLMKVYKNFAEVVDSLEKHGLVDNSVMISRCGLPEEEIISDIKLAKDKKVNYLSTILARRKK; this is encoded by the coding sequence GTTAAAAGCAATAAACATCATTAAAGAAGTGGATGTAATTATTGCACCGAAAACTGAGAAAAAAGAAGATAGTGTCGCTTTATCAATTGCCAGACCTTATTTGAAAAGTGATGTTAATATAGTAAAACAAGTTTTTCCGATGGTTGTTGATTTTGAAAAATCACCGGAAAGTTGGGAAGCTAATAAACAAGAAATTTTAACTTATTTGGAACAAGGGAAAAAAGTTGCATTTTTAACTTTAGGTGATCCAATGTTCTACAGTACTTATATTTATATTTATCGTCTATTAGAAAATACCGGGATTAATATTGAAACTATTCCAGGGGTTAATTCTTTTTGTGCAATTGGCAGTAAATTAGGCTATCCATTAGTCGAAGGTAATGATATTTTAACGATTATTCCTGCGACAGCACCACAAGAAAAAATAGAGCAAGCGATTGCTTTATCCGATAATGTCGTTTTAATGAAGGTTTACAAAAATTTTGCGGAAGTAGTCGACAGTTTAGAAAAGCATGGCTTAGTTGATAATTCAGTGATGATTAGCCGTTGTGGGTTACCGGAAGAAGAGATAATTTCAGATATTAAATTGGCAAAGGATAAGAAAGTTAATTATCTTTCTACTATCTTGGCGCGTCGTAAAAAATAA
- a CDS encoding YvcK family protein, which yields MQFLKWLYPGMRFKRWLALFAVGVMMASIGLAIALSYKYVGNIEEAIFRAVYMTTGTYYYTVTVVVGISLLGVGIVMMILSSQMIVRSVTSVIIPDSSEKLVDLMFEKRKLNKGPAITVIGGGTGLSVLLRGLKCVTSNVTAVVTVADDGGSSGRIRQDLGIIPPGDLRNCLVALADTEPLMEKLFQHRFGGKGDLAGHSFGNLFIAAMAEVLGDVEKALKESSKVLAVKGKVLPSSTETVRLFAEMADGTIVEGESQIPLANQKINKVFLEPADVAPVKSSLDALKESDAIILGPGSLYTSVLPNLLVNGIAETIKNSKAIKIYICNVMTQPGETDDYTASMHIKALLDHVGPGIIDYVIVNSKEISLAAQEMYADQGAKVVKIDESEIDKLGVKLVKANIINETNLVRHDPVKLSRTIMKMVYDLKSNSERMKLLDYYLINDNVKEQRTE from the coding sequence ATGCAGTTTTTAAAATGGCTGTATCCCGGAATGCGCTTTAAACGCTGGCTAGCATTATTTGCAGTTGGTGTTATGATGGCGAGTATCGGGTTGGCAATTGCGTTAAGTTATAAATATGTCGGCAATATTGAAGAAGCAATTTTTCGGGCGGTTTATATGACTACTGGAACGTATTATTATACAGTTACAGTAGTTGTTGGAATTTCTTTATTAGGGGTAGGAATAGTAATGATGATCCTATCGTCCCAAATGATTGTTCGTTCGGTAACTAGTGTTATTATTCCGGATAGCTCAGAAAAATTAGTTGATTTAATGTTTGAAAAACGGAAATTAAATAAAGGACCAGCTATTACTGTAATTGGCGGTGGAACAGGCTTGTCAGTGTTACTTCGTGGGCTTAAGTGCGTTACCAGTAATGTTACGGCGGTTGTTACGGTTGCTGATGATGGGGGTTCGTCCGGACGAATCAGACAAGACTTAGGAATAATTCCGCCGGGCGATTTAAGAAATTGTTTGGTTGCGTTAGCGGACACTGAACCGTTGATGGAAAAATTATTTCAGCATCGCTTTGGTGGAAAAGGCGATTTGGCCGGACATAGTTTTGGGAACTTATTTATTGCGGCAATGGCTGAGGTTCTAGGTGATGTTGAAAAGGCATTGAAAGAGTCCAGTAAGGTTTTGGCAGTAAAAGGAAAGGTTCTACCTTCTAGTACAGAAACAGTAAGGCTATTTGCTGAAATGGCTGATGGAACTATTGTAGAAGGCGAGTCTCAGATACCTTTAGCCAATCAAAAGATTAATAAGGTTTTTTTAGAGCCGGCAGACGTTGCTCCGGTGAAGAGTTCGTTAGATGCACTAAAAGAATCTGATGCGATAATTTTAGGTCCGGGCAGTTTATATACCAGCGTTTTGCCTAATTTATTAGTAAATGGTATTGCAGAGACAATCAAAAATAGTAAAGCGATTAAAATTTACATTTGCAATGTTATGACGCAACCTGGAGAAACCGATGACTATACCGCTTCAATGCATATTAAGGCACTATTAGATCATGTCGGCCCAGGGATTATTGATTATGTTATAGTTAACTCTAAAGAAATATCATTAGCAGCGCAAGAAATGTACGCTGATCAAGGTGCGAAAGTTGTAAAAATTGATGAAAGTGAAATTGACAAGTTAGGGGTCAAATTGGTCAAAGCTAATATTATTAATGAAACTAATTTAGTGCGACATGATCCGGTTAAATTATCACGAACGATTATGAAAATGGTATATGATTTAAAATCAAACTCTGAGCGCATGAAATTATTAGATTATTACTTGATTAATGATAATGTTAAAGAACAAAGGACTGAATAA
- a CDS encoding ABC transporter ATP-binding protein encodes MIIIENLVKNFGSRIAVNKLSFQVAEGEIFGLLGPNGAGKTTTIKMLSMLLRPTAGEIAIGGFNLKHNEQEIKTMIGVVPQHFNLDYDLTVWENLILHGKLHKMEASYIKQRSTELLEYVELLDRKDDFVQKLSGGMKRRLMIARALMHNPKILFLDEPTVGLDPQVRRKLWDLIRKMHNDNVAVLLTTHYIEEAENLCNRVAIMEKGSLIALDSPKELCNMVGKYVIEYEIENKLEYKFFDTREEASNFACTLVDTAIIRKSNLEDVFVELTGRTVN; translated from the coding sequence ATGATTATTATTGAAAATTTAGTTAAAAATTTTGGCAGTAGAATAGCAGTGAACAAGCTAAGTTTTCAGGTTGCTGAAGGTGAAATTTTTGGTTTGTTGGGACCTAATGGTGCCGGCAAGACTACAACAATAAAAATGTTATCAATGTTGTTAAGACCTACTGCCGGTGAAATTGCCATCGGTGGGTTTAATCTCAAGCACAATGAGCAAGAGATAAAAACGATGATTGGGGTTGTACCGCAACATTTTAATTTGGATTATGATTTGACAGTGTGGGAAAATCTGATATTACATGGTAAGCTTCATAAAATGGAGGCTAGTTATATCAAACAAAGAAGTACGGAATTACTAGAATACGTAGAATTATTAGACCGCAAGGATGATTTTGTCCAAAAATTATCCGGTGGAATGAAACGTAGACTGATGATTGCTCGAGCGCTAATGCATAATCCGAAAATTTTATTTTTGGATGAGCCGACGGTTGGACTAGATCCTCAAGTGCGAAGAAAACTATGGGATTTGATTAGAAAAATGCACAATGATAATGTGGCAGTATTATTAACGACACATTATATTGAAGAAGCTGAAAATTTATGTAATAGAGTAGCAATTATGGAGAAAGGTTCATTAATAGCCTTAGATAGTCCGAAGGAATTATGTAATATGGTTGGAAAATATGTAATAGAATATGAAATAGAAAATAAACTAGAATATAAATTTTTTGATACCAGAGAAGAAGCGTCAAATTTTGCGTGTACTCTTGTCGATACTGCGATTATCAGAAAATCAAATTTAGAGGATGTATTCGTAGAATTGACAGGAAGGACGGTGAATTAA
- a CDS encoding ABC transporter substrate-binding protein: MTNLQYNKIKVILMIMCIFALVGSGCGVNKPAESLSSRTFQDDVGRRVQIEKTDKIVALSNSFLDILHGLDAKVIGIPNTKETDLNQYFSTAEKVGFVYNINIEKVVALQPDLVIAYQGIHDKFIPILEANNIPVLVIKMKTYDEVLTKIKLLAEILNNKEKGQTLIENLTNSVATIKSKLPSQSKSIVILHSTARDVTVELESSIAGCSAQTLGLKNLANNQEALSNNPEMTPYSLEKMVAMNPEIIFVTIMGKEAELKTKMLAEMKNNPAWACLQAVKNNQVYFLEQDLFQINPGLRYPEAIATMAKLAYPEVDYGK, translated from the coding sequence ATGACGAACTTACAATACAATAAAATTAAAGTTATTTTAATGATAATGTGCATTTTTGCACTGGTCGGATCAGGGTGCGGTGTTAATAAGCCGGCAGAGAGCCTAAGTAGCAGAACTTTTCAAGATGATGTCGGACGAAGAGTTCAGATTGAAAAAACTGATAAAATTGTTGCATTATCAAATTCGTTTTTAGATATTTTACATGGTCTTGATGCTAAAGTTATTGGAATCCCTAATACCAAAGAAACAGACTTAAATCAGTATTTTTCAACAGCTGAAAAGGTTGGATTTGTTTATAATATTAATATTGAAAAAGTTGTAGCATTACAACCGGACTTAGTAATTGCCTATCAAGGGATTCATGATAAATTTATTCCGATATTAGAAGCTAATAATATTCCGGTGCTAGTTATAAAAATGAAAACCTATGATGAGGTTTTGACGAAAATTAAACTATTAGCTGAAATTTTAAACAATAAAGAGAAAGGTCAAACCTTGATTGAAAATTTGACTAATAGTGTGGCGACGATAAAAAGTAAATTGCCAAGTCAGAGTAAAAGCATAGTGATACTACATAGTACTGCTCGTGATGTTACCGTAGAACTAGAAAGTAGTATTGCCGGCTGTAGCGCACAGACTTTAGGATTAAAAAACTTAGCAAATAATCAAGAAGCTTTAAGTAATAATCCAGAAATGACTCCGTATAGTTTGGAAAAAATGGTAGCGATGAATCCGGAAATAATCTTTGTGACGATTATGGGCAAAGAAGCTGAATTGAAGACGAAAATGTTGGCGGAAATGAAAAACAATCCGGCGTGGGCGTGTTTGCAAGCAGTAAAAAACAATCAGGTTTATTTTTTAGAGCAGGATTTATTTCAAATTAATCCGGGCTTACGCTATCCTGAGGCAATAGCAACAATGGCAAAGTTAGCTTATCCCGAGGTTGATTATGGCAAATGA
- a CDS encoding ABC transporter permease codes for MLQDIMTVFWRDWLVLKRRLVKFIFARMVTPMLYLIAFGWGLGKNINVQSGSYLDFLVPGILALNSMNISFSGVALPLHTSRVYHKTLEEYLVAPIKSISFIIGKLLSGVLRGLISSVIIIIMAYLFGASFVINLKFVMVLVLNCLIFSAVGFIAALLIDAHEDMGNFNTYILLPMSFLCGTFFSTEKLPQIIHYFLELLPLTHASNALRVLGSNGDITIFPVAVLVIYAFGLSMTCWWCMENLKK; via the coding sequence ATGTTACAAGATATTATGACGGTCTTTTGGCGGGATTGGTTAGTTTTAAAAAGACGACTTGTAAAATTTATCTTTGCGAGAATGGTTACTCCGATGTTATATCTAATAGCCTTTGGTTGGGGACTAGGTAAAAATATCAATGTTCAAAGTGGCAGTTATCTTGACTTTTTAGTGCCGGGCATTCTTGCTTTAAATTCTATGAATATTAGTTTTAGTGGAGTGGCTCTACCGCTTCATACTAGCCGGGTTTATCATAAAACTTTGGAAGAATACTTGGTAGCACCGATTAAATCGATTTCGTTCATTATCGGTAAATTACTCAGCGGAGTTTTAAGAGGCTTAATATCTTCGGTGATTATTATTATTATGGCTTATTTATTTGGTGCTAGCTTTGTTATAAATCTAAAATTTGTTATGGTATTGGTTTTAAACTGTTTAATTTTTTCAGCAGTAGGGTTTATTGCCGCGTTATTAATTGATGCACACGAAGATATGGGTAATTTTAACACCTATATTTTATTGCCAATGTCATTTTTGTGTGGAACATTTTTTTCTACGGAAAAATTACCGCAAATAATTCATTACTTCTTAGAACTATTACCATTAACGCATGCTAGTAATGCCTTGAGGGTTTTGGGTAGTAATGGGGATATTACCATTTTCCCAGTAGCAGTATTGGTAATTTATGCATTTGGTTTATCAATGACCTGTTGGTGGTGTATGGAAAATTTGAAAAAATAA
- the mdh gene encoding malate dehydrogenase has translation MMKVTVVGAGNVGATCANVIALKGFASELVLLDIKEGISEGKAMDMMQTSHMMGFDTTMIGCTNDYSKTADSAVVIITSGIPRKPGMTREELIGTNAGIVKSVVDQILKYSPNAIFVIISNPMDTMTYLALKASGVPKNRIVGMGGMLDSSRFRYYISQALGCTPTDVDGMVIGGHGDTTMIPLIRFATYKGIPVTELLDKETLDKIVADTMVGGATLTGLLGTSAWYAPGAAGATVAEAIATDAKKLIPSCVYLEGEYGEEDICIGVPAVLGANGVEKIIDVKLNAEEKALFDKSVAAVRTMNAALADVLK, from the coding sequence ATTATGAAAGTTACTGTTGTTGGAGCTGGTAACGTTGGTGCAACTTGTGCTAATGTGATTGCGCTAAAAGGTTTTGCTAGCGAATTGGTGTTATTAGACATCAAAGAAGGTATCTCAGAAGGTAAAGCTATGGATATGATGCAAACGTCTCATATGATGGGCTTTGATACAACTATGATTGGTTGTACTAATGATTACAGCAAAACTGCTGATTCCGCAGTTGTTATTATCACTTCCGGTATTCCTCGTAAACCGGGTATGACTCGTGAAGAACTAATTGGTACTAATGCTGGTATTGTTAAAAGTGTAGTTGATCAAATTTTGAAATACTCACCAAATGCAATATTTGTAATTATATCAAATCCAATGGACACAATGACTTACTTGGCATTAAAAGCAAGTGGTGTTCCGAAAAACCGTATTGTTGGTATGGGCGGAATGTTAGATAGCAGCCGTTTCAGATACTATATCAGCCAAGCATTAGGATGCACTCCTACTGACGTTGATGGCATGGTAATTGGTGGTCATGGTGATACTACAATGATTCCATTAATCCGTTTTGCAACTTATAAAGGAATTCCTGTAACTGAACTTTTAGATAAAGAAACTTTAGATAAAATTGTTGCAGATACTATGGTTGGTGGCGCTACTTTAACAGGCTTACTTGGTACTTCTGCTTGGTATGCTCCTGGTGCAGCCGGTGCAACTGTTGCTGAAGCAATTGCTACTGATGCTAAAAAACTTATCCCTAGCTGTGTATACCTTGAAGGTGAATATGGCGAAGAAGATATTTGTATTGGTGTTCCAGCAGTGCTTGGTGCTAATGGCGTTGAGAAAATCATCGATGTTAAATTAAATGCTGAAGAAAAAGCTTTATTTGATAAAAGCGTTGCAGCTGTTCGTACAATGAATGCTGCTTTAGCAGATGTTTTAAAATAA
- a CDS encoding iron ABC transporter permease, with the protein MANDNDGKIKSKTWRICAIIILVLIGVGGILLSLAKGAVEIPITELLNILLGQENNINSQIIYNIRLPRTIVAICVGLNLAVAGAILQAIMRNPLADPHIIGISSGAGLAGIATMIILPKFEYLITPISFLGAMLAAVVIYILAWKDGIRPVRIILAGVAVSAFFGSGISALMIFYSDRIHSALMWMVGGLAARSWPHVEIILPYTIFGCIVAYLGARNLNILQLGDDIARSLGLKVEVVRFSMTAIAAILAASSVSVVGLLGFVGLIVPHAARLLVGSDYRYLLPATGFLGIAVITLSDTFARVVFAPIELPVGIIMAFIGAPFFLFLLRREL; encoded by the coding sequence ATGGCAAATGATAATGATGGTAAAATTAAGTCTAAAACATGGCGAATTTGTGCGATTATAATATTAGTGCTAATTGGTGTAGGTGGTATTTTACTAAGTTTAGCAAAAGGTGCGGTAGAAATACCGATTACTGAGCTTTTAAATATTTTATTAGGACAAGAAAATAATATTAATAGCCAAATTATCTATAATATTAGATTGCCACGGACGATTGTTGCGATTTGTGTAGGGCTTAATTTAGCAGTAGCAGGGGCAATACTGCAAGCGATTATGAGAAATCCGTTGGCTGATCCGCATATTATCGGAATCTCCTCCGGTGCCGGGTTAGCTGGAATTGCGACGATGATTATTCTGCCTAAATTTGAATATTTAATAACGCCGATATCGTTTTTAGGAGCAATGTTGGCGGCTGTAGTTATCTATATTTTAGCCTGGAAAGATGGTATTAGACCCGTGCGGATTATTTTAGCCGGTGTTGCCGTATCAGCTTTTTTTGGCTCAGGAATATCGGCATTGATGATTTTTTACAGTGATAGAATCCATAGCGCTTTAATGTGGATGGTGGGCGGTCTAGCGGCCAGAAGTTGGCCTCATGTTGAAATTATTTTGCCTTATACGATTTTTGGTTGCATTGTAGCATATTTAGGAGCACGAAACCTCAATATTTTGCAATTAGGCGATGATATAGCAAGAAGCTTAGGCTTAAAGGTGGAAGTGGTTCGTTTCAGTATGACAGCAATAGCGGCTATCCTGGCGGCTAGTTCTGTTAGTGTGGTCGGGTTATTAGGATTTGTGGGGCTGATTGTTCCACATGCGGCTAGATTATTAGTCGGTTCTGATTATCGATATTTATTACCGGCTACTGGTTTTTTAGGAATTGCAGTTATTACACTTAGTGATACTTTTGCTAGAGTGGTGTTTGCACCAATTGAATTACCGGTAGGGATTATTATGGCCTTTATCGGTGCTCCGTTCTTCTTATTTTTATTAAGGAGGGAGTTGTAA
- the whiA gene encoding DNA-binding protein WhiA — protein sequence MSSFSAEVKNELARANNKKSCCDVAELASLLRMGGNLLIGTNKSFGINFTTENAAIARKTLTLIKQSFNLKTEVMVSRARRLKKNNSYLIRVVPEPRVSELLTLLGILQGESFNAGKDKGILRKNCCKRSYLKGAFLGGGSVSKPESDYHLELVTGSFSFAETIVNIMKSFNLPVRLTDRKNDYIIYLKDGEAIISFLRNVGANSALLDFENVRVVKEMRNQINRIVNCETANLQKTVNASFRQVEKIKLIDKIMGLDNLPDKLKEVARLRLSFPEATLQELVACNEHKISKSGINHRLRKLEEIAISLTKDEINEKGKNE from the coding sequence GTGTCATCTTTTTCTGCTGAAGTAAAAAATGAACTGGCTCGTGCTAATAATAAAAAGTCTTGCTGTGATGTTGCAGAGTTGGCATCACTGTTACGTATGGGTGGAAATCTGTTGATTGGTACCAATAAGAGCTTTGGTATTAATTTTACGACTGAAAATGCCGCAATTGCTCGCAAGACTTTAACTTTGATAAAGCAGAGTTTTAATTTAAAAACTGAAGTAATGGTTAGTCGGGCTCGCAGACTTAAAAAAAATAACAGCTATTTAATTAGAGTTGTTCCGGAACCAAGAGTAAGCGAATTATTGACCTTATTGGGGATTTTACAAGGTGAGAGTTTTAATGCCGGTAAAGATAAAGGGATTTTACGTAAGAATTGTTGTAAAAGATCTTATTTGAAAGGTGCTTTTTTAGGTGGCGGGTCTGTTAGTAAGCCTGAATCTGATTATCATCTAGAATTAGTGACCGGAAGTTTTTCTTTTGCCGAAACTATCGTTAATATTATGAAAAGCTTTAATTTGCCGGTTCGATTAACCGATCGAAAAAATGATTATATTATTTACCTCAAAGATGGTGAGGCGATAATTTCGTTTTTACGTAATGTCGGAGCTAATAGTGCACTTTTGGATTTTGAAAATGTCAGAGTAGTAAAGGAAATGCGTAATCAAATAAATCGAATCGTCAATTGTGAGACGGCAAACTTACAAAAAACAGTGAATGCTTCTTTTCGCCAAGTTGAAAAGATCAAGTTAATTGATAAAATTATGGGGCTAGATAATTTGCCTGATAAATTAAAAGAAGTAGCCAGACTTAGACTTTCTTTTCCAGAGGCAACCTTGCAAGAGCTAGTGGCGTGTAATGAACATAAAATTAGTAAATCGGGGATTAATCACCGCTTGCGTAAGTTGGAAGAAATTGCAATTAGTTTAACAAAGGATGAAATTAATGAAAAAGGTAAGAATGAATAA